The following are encoded in a window of Shewanella psychrotolerans genomic DNA:
- a CDS encoding IscS subfamily cysteine desulfurase encodes MKLPIYLDYAATTPVDPRVAEKMMQCLTMDGIFGNPASRSHRYGWQAEEAVDIARNQIAELINADPREIVFTSGATESDNLAIKGVAHFYHKKGKHIITSKTEHKAVLDTCRQLEREGYEVTYLEPAANGIIPLEKIEAAMREDTILLSLMHVNNEIGVIHDIDAIGELCRAKKVIFHVDGAQSVGKLPIDLQKTKVDLLSISAHKMYGPKGIGALYVSRKPRIRLEAAMHGGGHERGMRSGTLATHQIVGLGEAAAIAKTDMESDNARIRRLRDRLWDGIKHIEETYINGDVEQRYCGSLNVSFNFVEGESLMMALKDLAVSSGSACTSASLEPSYVLRALGLNDEMAHSSIRFSIGRFTTEEEIDHAIETITKSIGHLREMSPLWEMFKDGVDLSKVQWAHH; translated from the coding sequence ATGAAGCTTCCTATTTATTTAGATTATGCTGCAACAACGCCAGTTGACCCTCGTGTTGCAGAGAAAATGATGCAATGTTTAACAATGGATGGCATTTTTGGTAACCCCGCATCGCGTTCGCACCGTTACGGATGGCAGGCTGAAGAGGCGGTGGATATTGCTCGTAACCAAATTGCTGAACTCATTAACGCTGACCCAAGAGAGATTGTCTTTACATCAGGCGCAACTGAGTCTGATAACTTAGCGATTAAAGGCGTTGCTCATTTTTATCATAAAAAGGGCAAGCACATCATCACCAGCAAAACCGAGCATAAAGCCGTGCTTGATACCTGTCGCCAGCTAGAGCGTGAAGGTTATGAAGTCACTTACCTCGAGCCCGCAGCTAACGGTATTATCCCGCTGGAGAAAATTGAAGCGGCAATGCGTGAAGACACTATCCTATTGAGTCTTATGCATGTGAATAATGAAATCGGTGTGATCCATGACATCGACGCAATCGGCGAATTATGCCGCGCGAAGAAAGTCATTTTCCATGTCGATGGCGCACAAAGTGTGGGTAAATTACCTATCGATTTGCAAAAGACTAAAGTCGATTTGTTATCAATCTCAGCCCATAAAATGTATGGACCTAAAGGGATTGGCGCACTTTATGTTAGCCGTAAGCCACGTATCCGCTTAGAAGCTGCCATGCATGGTGGTGGACATGAACGTGGTATGCGAAGTGGAACGTTAGCGACCCATCAAATTGTTGGGTTGGGTGAAGCTGCAGCGATTGCCAAAACGGATATGGAAAGTGATAACGCGCGCATTCGTCGCTTACGTGACAGATTGTGGGACGGTATCAAGCATATCGAAGAAACGTATATTAACGGTGATGTAGAGCAAAGATATTGTGGCAGCCTTAATGTTAGCTTCAATTTTGTTGAAGGCGAATCATTAATGATGGCGCTAAAAGATCTTGCAGTTTCCTCAGGTTCAGCCTGTACATCAGCGAGTTTGGAGCCAAGCTACGTGCTTCGAGCTTTAGGATTGAATGACGAAATGGCGCACAGTTCAATCCGTTTCTCTATCGGTCGTTTTACGACTGAAGAAGAGATTGACCATGCGATAGAGACCATTACGAAGTCTATTGGTCACTTAAGGGAGATGTCTCCACTTTGGGAGATGTTCAAAGATGGTGTCGACTTATCTAAAGTTCAATGGGCACATCATTAA
- the btsR gene encoding two-component system response regulator BtsR codes for MITCLIIDDELFARESLNDLLSVHQDINVIGQCSNAIEAMQSIAKYKPNLIFVDIQMPKISGLEMVAMLDPDSMPKVVFVTAYDEYAIKAFDNHAFDYLLKPIDEARLQTTIERIRKEQEQRSLTAVLPTQLEHVPCYCGNRLKVINVDNVEFAFSDLTGIHVATSQEHVHTHLTLKVLEEKTELVRCHKQYLVAPHAISEIIMQENGAEVLTHSGKKVPVSRRFLKPLKQIFGFS; via the coding sequence GTGATCACTTGCTTAATTATTGATGATGAATTGTTTGCTAGAGAATCATTAAATGACCTATTGTCAGTTCATCAAGATATCAATGTTATTGGCCAATGCAGCAACGCCATCGAAGCGATGCAATCTATTGCAAAGTATAAACCCAATTTGATTTTTGTTGATATTCAAATGCCCAAAATTAGCGGGCTAGAGATGGTCGCGATGCTCGACCCTGACAGTATGCCTAAAGTCGTGTTTGTGACGGCTTATGACGAGTATGCGATTAAGGCATTTGATAATCATGCCTTTGACTATCTGTTAAAACCAATCGATGAAGCGAGGCTGCAAACGACAATAGAGCGCATCCGCAAAGAGCAAGAACAACGCTCCCTTACTGCCGTATTACCCACACAATTAGAGCATGTTCCCTGCTATTGCGGTAACCGCCTTAAAGTGATCAACGTCGATAATGTGGAATTTGCCTTTAGCGATCTGACCGGTATTCATGTTGCGACTAGCCAAGAGCATGTTCATACCCATTTAACCTTAAAAGTGTTAGAGGAAAAAACCGAACTCGTGCGTTGCCATAAACAATATCTCGTCGCCCCCCATGCCATTAGCGAGATCATAATGCAAGAAAATGGCGCGGAAGTACTCACTCATTCTGGTAAAAAAGTCCCTGTATCACGCCGTTTCCTTAAACCGCTTAAACAGATTTTCGGATTCAGCTAA
- a CDS encoding replication protein RepA — MSLTDLKRRKPKPRKKLTIEEFIEDANNYAFGQPGFAGRTKKKHKANEILGLKKQSTKIFKHATFTLTESSITQLNQLSKSNKAAKSRLIRIMITEFAKMSKDELQQLIENSHD, encoded by the coding sequence ATGAGCTTAACTGATCTTAAACGCCGCAAACCTAAACCTCGAAAAAAACTCACCATCGAGGAATTTATCGAAGATGCCAATAACTATGCATTTGGCCAACCAGGCTTTGCTGGACGAACTAAGAAAAAACACAAAGCTAACGAAATCTTAGGCTTGAAAAAGCAATCGACCAAAATTTTTAAACATGCCACATTTACGTTAACTGAAAGCAGCATCACTCAGCTCAATCAATTATCCAAGAGCAATAAAGCGGCTAAATCTCGCCTTATCCGCATCATGATCACTGAATTTGCAAAAATGTCTAAAGATGAGCTGCAACAGCTCATCGAAAACAGTCATGACTAA
- a CDS encoding sensor histidine kinase: protein MQLILLLTQQMCLYLVIVYLLSKTPLFKLFAETATRLPHKIYIYLIFSGFCIMATYFGEQTNDAIANTRAMGAVLGGLLGGPVTGFLVGLTGGLHRYSMGGFTDLACAISTTLEGLSVGIVGLYLRKINKSELVYTPLLVCLVTFSAEMLQMGVILAVAKPYADAVELVKQIALPMLLVNSIGAALFMSMVRDQKTMFDKLSSAFSTKALKIAERSVGVLSKGFDQESSTKVAQIIIEETNVGAVAITDKEKLLAFIGIGDDHHIPGTPISSQITQDAIEQNCVMFADGVETSYACSISAQCRLGSSLVIPLRCESEVIGTIKLYEPKNKLFLNINKTLGEGIARLMSNQILYGRYEQQQSLLTQSELKLLQAQVNPHFLFNALNTIAAIIGRDPLMARKLIQHLAQFLRINLKRTTGLVTLADELEHIDAYLTIEKARFIDRLSVTISIPESLHHYKLPAFTLQPIIENAVKHGTSHLLDPGEIEVTGRVQQESLVLAVTDNAGLYQTSTDKDQSGLGMSIVDKRIKNLFGNGYGVAVLCEQDSYTRITITLPLSTTAHSED, encoded by the coding sequence ATGCAGCTCATATTATTGCTTACTCAACAGATGTGTTTATATCTGGTTATTGTCTATCTGCTGAGTAAAACCCCACTGTTCAAACTGTTTGCCGAGACAGCCACTCGTCTGCCACATAAAATCTATATCTATCTGATCTTCTCTGGCTTTTGCATTATGGCAACCTATTTTGGCGAGCAAACCAATGATGCAATTGCCAATACCCGAGCCATGGGCGCTGTTTTAGGCGGACTGCTTGGCGGGCCTGTTACAGGTTTCTTAGTCGGTCTCACTGGAGGCTTACATCGATACAGTATGGGCGGTTTTACCGATTTGGCCTGTGCGATTTCAACGACTCTAGAAGGCCTGTCAGTCGGAATTGTGGGCTTATATCTGAGGAAAATAAACAAGAGTGAGCTTGTCTATACCCCACTACTCGTCTGTCTTGTGACCTTTTCAGCGGAAATGCTGCAAATGGGCGTCATTCTCGCGGTCGCAAAACCTTATGCTGATGCGGTAGAACTAGTAAAACAAATTGCTTTGCCAATGTTACTCGTAAACTCTATTGGAGCTGCGCTCTTTATGAGCATGGTTAGAGATCAAAAAACCATGTTCGATAAGCTTTCGTCAGCGTTTTCGACTAAAGCACTCAAAATCGCAGAACGCAGTGTTGGAGTGTTATCAAAAGGCTTCGATCAAGAAAGCAGTACCAAGGTTGCACAAATTATTATTGAAGAAACCAATGTTGGCGCTGTTGCGATCACCGATAAAGAGAAACTACTCGCCTTTATTGGCATAGGCGACGATCATCATATTCCAGGTACACCAATCTCATCACAGATCACTCAAGATGCCATTGAGCAAAATTGTGTGATGTTTGCCGATGGTGTTGAAACCAGTTATGCCTGCTCAATTTCAGCTCAATGCCGTTTAGGATCAAGTTTGGTCATTCCTCTTAGGTGTGAATCAGAAGTCATTGGCACCATTAAACTTTATGAGCCTAAAAATAAGCTTTTTTTAAATATAAACAAAACATTAGGAGAAGGTATTGCCCGGTTAATGTCAAACCAAATTCTTTACGGTCGATATGAGCAACAACAGAGTCTATTGACCCAATCTGAACTCAAATTATTGCAAGCTCAAGTTAACCCACACTTTCTGTTTAATGCACTGAACACCATTGCCGCCATCATCGGCCGTGATCCATTGATGGCTCGTAAGCTTATTCAACATTTAGCGCAATTTTTACGAATTAACTTAAAACGTACAACCGGACTTGTCACTTTGGCCGATGAACTAGAACATATTGATGCGTATCTGACCATTGAAAAAGCGCGGTTCATTGATAGGCTCAGCGTCACAATTAGTATTCCTGAGTCATTACATCACTATAAATTACCAGCATTTACGCTGCAGCCTATCATCGAAAATGCGGTTAAACATGGCACTTCCCATCTATTAGATCCCGGGGAAATCGAGGTCACAGGTCGGGTACAACAAGAGTCATTAGTATTAGCGGTGACAGATAACGCCGGACTTTATCAAACATCGACTGATAAAGATCAGTCGGGCTTGGGAATGTCTATCGTCGATAAAAGAATAAAAAACCTTTTCGGCAATGGATATGGTGTTGCGGTATTATGTGAACAAGACAGCTATACTCGTATAACCATAACATTACCCTTATCAACAACTGCCCACTCGGAAGATTAG
- a CDS encoding carbon starvation CstA family protein, whose translation MMWFLLCVGLLLGGYFIYGKFVEKVFGINEARQTPAFTKTDGVDFVPMSKGKVYLIQLLNIAGVGPIFGPILGALYGPAAMLWIVLGCIFAGAVHDYFSGMLSVRNNGQSVPNLAGKYLGKSAKHFMNVFAIILLLLVGVVFISAPAGLLGKLTGWDVSIFLGVIFTYYLIATIVPVDKIIGRLYPFFGALLLFMSVGLTIALAVSSEHTLMPGFEIGDFFSNLNPNDMPLWPALFITIACGAVSGFHATQSPLMARCVENESNGRFVFYGAMIGEGVIALIWCAIALSFFGGVEGLNAGMAGNPANVVYEASTGLLGAVGGFMAILGVIILPITSGDTAFRSARLILAEFFKMPQTALPKRLLLAIPLFIMGAILTQVDFGVIWRYFGVANQTTAVMMLWTASAYLLRHNKFHWICTVPAMFMTTVVISFLLNSATLGAGLPMTLSTIAGVISTLVITGLIIVKTKGKGEDEDALLEQA comes from the coding sequence ATGATGTGGTTTCTACTTTGTGTAGGCCTATTACTCGGCGGATATTTTATCTACGGTAAATTTGTTGAAAAAGTGTTTGGCATAAATGAAGCTCGCCAAACACCCGCCTTTACAAAAACCGATGGCGTTGACTTTGTGCCAATGTCAAAAGGTAAAGTATACTTAATCCAATTACTCAACATCGCTGGTGTTGGCCCGATCTTTGGTCCTATCTTAGGGGCGCTTTATGGACCAGCAGCAATGCTGTGGATCGTACTAGGGTGTATCTTTGCTGGTGCAGTACATGATTACTTCTCAGGTATGCTCTCTGTTCGTAATAACGGTCAATCTGTGCCAAATCTTGCAGGTAAATACCTAGGCAAGAGTGCTAAACACTTTATGAACGTCTTCGCCATCATCCTATTGTTGTTGGTTGGTGTGGTATTTATTTCTGCTCCTGCTGGTCTACTCGGTAAATTAACAGGCTGGGATGTCAGTATTTTCCTTGGCGTGATCTTCACTTATTACCTTATTGCGACCATAGTACCTGTCGACAAAATTATCGGCCGGCTATATCCCTTCTTTGGTGCATTATTGCTGTTTATGTCTGTTGGTTTGACTATCGCACTTGCCGTATCTAGCGAACACACATTGATGCCTGGTTTTGAAATCGGTGATTTCTTCAGTAACTTAAACCCAAATGATATGCCATTATGGCCAGCACTATTTATCACCATTGCTTGTGGTGCAGTATCAGGTTTCCATGCAACCCAATCACCACTGATGGCTCGTTGTGTTGAAAATGAATCAAATGGTCGTTTCGTATTCTATGGCGCTATGATAGGTGAAGGTGTTATTGCGCTTATTTGGTGTGCAATTGCGTTATCATTCTTTGGTGGCGTTGAAGGACTAAACGCGGGCATGGCTGGCAACCCTGCAAACGTAGTCTATGAAGCGTCAACGGGCTTACTTGGTGCAGTCGGTGGCTTTATGGCTATCTTAGGCGTGATCATTTTACCTATTACCTCTGGTGATACTGCCTTTCGCTCTGCACGTTTGATCTTGGCTGAATTCTTCAAAATGCCACAAACCGCGCTACCAAAGCGTCTATTGCTCGCAATCCCATTATTTATCATGGGCGCGATTCTGACTCAGGTTGATTTTGGTGTAATTTGGCGCTACTTCGGTGTCGCAAACCAAACGACCGCAGTCATGATGTTATGGACAGCTTCAGCCTATTTGTTACGTCATAACAAGTTTCATTGGATATGTACTGTTCCAGCGATGTTTATGACAACGGTAGTAATAAGCTTCCTGCTAAACTCAGCCACCTTAGGTGCAGGTCTACCTATGACCTTATCGACTATTGCTGGTGTGATTTCAACACTGGTTATTACTGGTCTCATCATAGTCAAAACCAAAGGTAAAGGCGAAGATGAAGATGCATTACTTGAGCAAGCGTAA
- a CDS encoding YaeQ family protein, with the protein MAPKATVYKAQLQIADMDRGYYHDHNLTLAQHPSETDARMMLRLLAFALNASDSLQFSKGLCVDDEPELWQKSLSDEIELWVEFGQSDEKWVRKACGRSKQVQLFAYGGRSVPIWWQQNQQAFSRYANLKVWNIPEEAVKAMGELVSRSMIVQFNISEGEIWMSNDQGSVQIIPEVLKE; encoded by the coding sequence ATGGCACCTAAAGCAACTGTTTATAAAGCACAATTACAAATAGCCGATATGGATCGTGGCTACTACCACGATCATAACCTCACCCTTGCTCAACATCCATCTGAAACCGATGCCCGTATGATGCTGCGTTTACTTGCATTCGCATTAAACGCTAGCGATAGCTTACAGTTCAGTAAAGGGTTATGCGTGGATGATGAGCCTGAGCTTTGGCAAAAGTCGTTAAGCGATGAGATCGAACTCTGGGTCGAATTTGGCCAAAGTGATGAAAAGTGGGTGAGAAAAGCATGTGGCCGCTCTAAACAAGTTCAACTTTTTGCCTACGGTGGTAGAAGTGTACCTATCTGGTGGCAACAGAATCAGCAAGCCTTTAGTCGCTACGCCAATTTAAAGGTCTGGAATATTCCTGAAGAGGCCGTTAAGGCAATGGGGGAGTTGGTTAGCCGCAGTATGATAGTGCAGTTTAATATTAGTGAAGGAGAGATCTGGATGTCGAATGACCAAGGTAGCGTGCAGATCATCCCTGAAGTATTAAAAGAATAA
- a CDS encoding PilZ domain-containing protein, with protein MDQHQEEVDERRKSLRVDMEAERILVSWIDANGKNQTDEGICIDLARRGVLIEYKNPFAIGELLEITFNPDTDKQNSIKAQVCRCNECKQQSFHIAAQII; from the coding sequence ATGGACCAACACCAAGAAGAAGTTGATGAACGCCGTAAGTCACTGCGAGTAGATATGGAAGCCGAAAGAATCCTGGTTTCTTGGATCGACGCCAACGGCAAAAATCAAACAGATGAGGGAATTTGTATCGATTTAGCTCGTCGCGGGGTACTCATCGAATACAAAAATCCGTTTGCGATAGGTGAACTGCTTGAAATCACCTTTAATCCCGATACAGATAAACAAAATAGCATTAAAGCCCAAGTATGTCGCTGCAACGAATGTAAGCAGCAAAGCTTTCATATAGCAGCACAAATTATTTAA
- the cysE gene encoding serine O-acetyltransferase — translation MGVISRIKDDIESIYHRDPAANGTLEILLNYPGMQAIWIHRVSHKLWIRKWCLTARCISTFARWLTGVEIHPGATIGDRFFIDHGMGVVIGETAEIGNDCTLYHGVTLGGTTWQAGKRHPTLGNNVVIGAGAQILGPITMHDGARVGSNSVVVKEVPKDTTVVGIPARVVAKPTEKSKEHAQRRTEMAKKYGFDAYAVSPDNPDPVANAIGQMLDHMHLMDSKVQEVCQAVRGMGGSVCTERLPELEVGDFSDVEQAAAEKRQSAIDEFDPII, via the coding sequence ATGGGCGTGATATCCAGAATTAAAGATGACATTGAATCGATTTACCATAGAGATCCAGCGGCAAATGGTACGCTGGAGATTTTACTTAATTATCCAGGGATGCAAGCCATTTGGATCCATCGGGTAAGTCATAAATTATGGATACGTAAATGGTGTTTAACGGCAAGATGTATTTCAACTTTTGCCCGTTGGTTAACTGGAGTGGAAATTCATCCGGGTGCCACTATTGGTGATCGATTTTTTATCGATCATGGAATGGGAGTCGTTATCGGTGAAACCGCTGAAATTGGTAACGATTGTACCTTGTACCATGGCGTGACGCTTGGAGGAACGACTTGGCAAGCGGGCAAACGTCATCCAACGCTTGGGAATAACGTTGTTATTGGCGCTGGCGCGCAAATATTGGGACCGATCACCATGCACGATGGTGCACGTGTTGGCTCAAATTCAGTAGTGGTTAAAGAAGTTCCCAAAGACACCACAGTAGTCGGTATTCCTGCAAGAGTGGTCGCTAAACCGACAGAAAAGTCAAAAGAACATGCTCAACGGCGAACTGAAATGGCTAAGAAGTATGGCTTTGATGCTTACGCTGTATCGCCCGATAATCCAGATCCTGTTGCTAATGCAATAGGTCAGATGCTCGATCATATGCATTTGATGGACTCTAAAGTTCAAGAGGTATGTCAGGCGGTAAGAGGCATGGGCGGAAGTGTTTGTACTGAGCGCTTGCCTGAACTTGAAGTTGGTGATTTTAGCGATGTAGAACAAGCCGCTGCTGAAAAGCGCCAAAGTGCAATTGATGAGTTCGATCCCATTATTTAG
- the iscR gene encoding Fe-S cluster assembly transcriptional regulator IscR: protein MKLTSKGRYAVTAMLDVAMHSTSGPVPLADISERQGISLSYLEQLFAKLRKHGLVSSVRGPGGGYRLGFDACDISVGMVVRAVDESVDATRCQGLGNCQSGTRCLTHSLWGDLSKQISDFLNGISLAGLMNKRDVQFISIKQDQIQQEQRVTA, encoded by the coding sequence ATGAAACTAACTTCAAAAGGTCGGTATGCGGTAACGGCAATGTTAGACGTTGCAATGCATTCTACATCGGGCCCAGTGCCATTAGCTGACATCTCCGAACGTCAGGGGATATCTCTGTCCTATCTTGAGCAACTCTTTGCTAAATTAAGAAAACATGGATTAGTGTCAAGCGTAAGAGGCCCAGGTGGTGGATATCGCCTAGGTTTTGACGCTTGTGATATCTCTGTTGGTATGGTGGTTCGCGCAGTCGATGAATCAGTTGATGCGACCCGCTGTCAAGGTTTAGGTAATTGTCAAAGTGGTACGCGTTGTCTTACGCACTCACTTTGGGGCGATTTAAGCAAACAGATTTCAGATTTTTTGAATGGGATCAGCTTAGCTGGATTGATGAACAAAAGAGACGTTCAGTTTATCTCTATCAAACAAGATCAGATACAACAGGAACAAAGAGTAACGGCATAA
- a CDS encoding YecH family metal-binding protein, translating to MSDSIHGHQVMELMLSLGRAISKQELEQLMASHFGEQARYHTCSASEMDAQELIGFLEARGKFIESSDGIATAADKICNH from the coding sequence ATGTCAGATTCAATTCACGGTCATCAAGTGATGGAGTTAATGCTCTCTCTTGGTCGGGCAATATCCAAGCAAGAGTTAGAACAGCTTATGGCGAGTCACTTTGGGGAGCAAGCACGCTACCATACGTGTTCTGCAAGTGAGATGGATGCACAAGAGCTTATTGGTTTTTTAGAAGCAAGAGGGAAATTTATTGAATCATCAGATGGAATAGCAACGGCCGCAGACAAGATCTGTAACCATTAG
- a CDS encoding AAA family ATPase encodes MILLVGGEKGGAGKSCMAQNIAVHITQKHNANVLMVDCDPQRTTSDWIQARNEDPSLPAINCIQLYGKIRNDLLGLDERFDYVIVDCGGQDNLAMRAAMSVATYVVLPLRPKRRDLKTLPHMEDMLSTCKMVNPKMVATVVMTQCPSLPSQYKRILEAKEVVESFGLRVLDHVTFSRNIYDDSEEQGSSVLEIEPNGKAANEIRAIADELFAIPPENSYELN; translated from the coding sequence ATGATTCTGCTTGTAGGCGGTGAAAAAGGAGGTGCAGGTAAAAGTTGTATGGCGCAAAATATTGCCGTTCATATAACCCAAAAACATAACGCCAATGTGTTAATGGTCGACTGTGATCCGCAACGCACCACATCAGACTGGATACAAGCACGTAATGAAGACCCGAGCCTCCCAGCGATTAACTGTATTCAACTGTACGGTAAGATACGCAATGACTTATTGGGACTAGACGAACGCTTTGATTACGTTATTGTTGATTGTGGGGGTCAAGATAACTTAGCTATGCGTGCGGCCATGTCTGTAGCGACCTACGTTGTATTACCGCTTCGACCAAAAAGACGTGATTTGAAAACCCTTCCCCACATGGAAGATATGCTTAGTACATGTAAGATGGTTAACCCTAAAATGGTCGCTACCGTGGTAATGACCCAATGTCCGTCACTCCCGAGTCAATATAAGCGAATTCTAGAAGCAAAAGAAGTTGTAGAGTCTTTTGGGCTACGAGTTTTAGATCATGTCACCTTTAGCCGCAATATCTATGATGACAGTGAAGAACAGGGGTCATCGGTACTGGAAATAGAGCCAAACGGTAAAGCCGCTAACGAAATACGCGCTATTGCAGACGAACTCTTTGCTATACCACCAGAAAATTCTTATGAGCTTAACTGA
- the trmJ gene encoding tRNA (cytosine(32)/uridine(32)-2'-O)-methyltransferase TrmJ yields the protein MLSNIRVVLVGTSHPGNIGSTARAMKTMGLSTLYLAEPKVAPDGHSVALAAGASDILKHAVTVDSLADAIADCSLVIATSARSRTLDWPMLDPRQAGEKLVGSAVNGPVAIVFGRENNGLSNEELQKCNYHVAIPANPEYTSLNLAQAVQIICYEARVAFLNQTPEMVEEVEYPLAKEQENFFVHLEQTLLSTSFIVKQHPGQVMTKLRRLFSRARIESQEMNILRGILTSVDKKVALADKSAQDANTDALKKED from the coding sequence ATGCTTAGCAATATTCGTGTAGTTCTTGTAGGAACCTCCCATCCTGGCAACATAGGCTCAACCGCTCGAGCTATGAAAACAATGGGATTATCAACATTATATTTGGCAGAACCTAAAGTGGCACCCGATGGTCATTCCGTTGCATTAGCAGCGGGTGCATCAGACATATTAAAACATGCCGTAACGGTTGACTCATTAGCCGATGCGATTGCCGATTGTAGTTTAGTGATCGCCACTAGTGCTCGCAGTCGTACTCTTGATTGGCCAATGCTAGACCCTCGTCAGGCGGGCGAAAAATTGGTTGGCTCAGCAGTCAATGGTCCTGTCGCCATCGTGTTTGGTCGGGAAAACAATGGCCTATCTAATGAAGAACTGCAAAAGTGTAATTATCATGTAGCGATACCTGCTAACCCAGAGTATACCTCGCTTAATTTGGCTCAAGCGGTACAAATTATCTGTTATGAAGCCCGCGTTGCTTTTTTAAATCAGACACCCGAGATGGTAGAAGAGGTTGAATATCCGCTGGCAAAAGAGCAAGAAAACTTTTTTGTTCACCTAGAGCAAACTTTGCTATCGACAAGTTTTATCGTTAAACAGCATCCCGGACAGGTGATGACTAAGCTGCGTCGTTTGTTCAGCCGTGCCAGGATAGAAAGCCAAGAGATGAATATTTTACGCGGTATTTTGACTTCAGTTGACAAGAAAGTGGCGTTAGCAGACAAATCGGCTCAAGATGCAAACACTGATGCGCTAAAGAAGGAAGATTAA
- a CDS encoding phosphate-starvation-inducible protein PsiE: MGKLYIQYGSKSLKAVEHFVLIIIAIATIIAIGQEVVHIIKVREVALADLLLLFIYLEVLAMVANYAESGKLPVRMPLYIAIVALARYLILDMKGMDDWRIFAISVSTLILAGTVIVIRWGQLKLPYPRKEDDY; encoded by the coding sequence ATGGGAAAGCTTTATATTCAATATGGATCCAAAAGCCTAAAAGCTGTTGAACATTTTGTATTAATCATTATTGCTATTGCAACGATCATCGCCATTGGCCAAGAAGTTGTCCACATTATCAAAGTACGCGAAGTGGCACTTGCCGATCTACTGCTATTATTTATCTACCTTGAAGTACTTGCCATGGTGGCTAACTATGCAGAGTCGGGAAAGTTGCCAGTTCGAATGCCGCTTTATATTGCTATTGTAGCTTTAGCGCGATATTTAATTCTCGACATGAAAGGCATGGATGATTGGCGAATCTTTGCTATTTCTGTATCGACATTGATATTGGCGGGCACCGTCATTGTCATTCGCTGGGGGCAGTTAAAACTCCCCTACCCTAGAAAAGAGGATGATTATTGA
- the suhB gene encoding inositol-1-monophosphatase, whose amino-acid sequence MHPMQTIAVRAARAAGQTIMRAYTELDRVEVTAKGINDYVTNVDKEAEAAITYQIRKSYPDHTIVAEEGGENKGENKDYMWIVDPLDGTNNFVRGIPHFAVSIAVQYKGKTEVAVVYDPVRDELFTAVRGKGAKLNDFRVRVTKANDLNEAIVGTGFPFKAKQHTETYMKLFASTFSNCADVRRAGSAALDLAYVAAGRMDAFFEIGLKPWDIAAGDLIVREAGGTVTDFTGNHGYMNSGNIIAGTPKATVSLVKNFRPLLSEALKR is encoded by the coding sequence ATGCATCCGATGCAGACTATTGCTGTGCGCGCCGCTCGCGCTGCCGGCCAAACGATTATGCGCGCCTACACAGAGCTTGACCGTGTAGAAGTTACCGCTAAAGGTATCAATGACTACGTAACCAACGTAGACAAAGAAGCTGAAGCTGCCATTACATATCAAATTCGTAAGTCTTACCCAGATCATACTATCGTTGCCGAAGAAGGTGGCGAAAATAAGGGTGAAAATAAAGACTATATGTGGATTGTAGATCCCTTGGATGGCACTAACAACTTTGTTAGAGGCATCCCACATTTTGCGGTTTCAATCGCAGTTCAATATAAAGGCAAAACTGAAGTCGCAGTCGTTTACGATCCTGTTCGTGACGAGCTATTTACTGCTGTACGCGGTAAAGGTGCTAAATTAAATGATTTCCGTGTCCGCGTGACTAAAGCAAATGATTTAAACGAAGCGATCGTCGGCACAGGTTTCCCTTTCAAAGCAAAACAGCACACTGAAACTTACATGAAGCTATTTGCTTCAACCTTCAGCAATTGTGCCGATGTACGTCGTGCAGGTTCTGCAGCACTCGACTTAGCTTACGTCGCAGCCGGCCGCATGGATGCCTTCTTTGAAATTGGTCTAAAACCATGGGATATCGCAGCAGGCGATCTTATTGTTCGTGAAGCTGGCGGTACGGTAACTGATTTTACCGGTAATCATGGCTACATGAATTCTGGCAATATCATCGCTGGCACGCCAAAAGCAACCGTATCATTAGTGAAAAATTTCCGTCCATTATTAAGTGAAGCGTTAAAGCGTTAA